Proteins encoded by one window of Sediminicoccus rosea:
- a CDS encoding Calx-beta domain-containing protein, translating to MFTQANVSFSAQWGTGLIGQMRVSNDSQLLNNWTITFDVPFQIVNLWDATILTATNLGGGMIRYTVGSAGWNASVPPGGGVSFVFEGRAESNIQAQLTGVTFGSTEALAVPPAVTISDAVLAEGASGTKEMVFTVSLSKPATETVTVPWSTQDGTALAGSDYNAASGSLTFAPGETSKTISVTIRGDAAVEANETFNLLLGMPLGATTADGTALGTIQNDDVLPSLSIADAQVSEGNAGTRLMVFTVTLSAAAQGPVTVAYTTRDGTALAGTDYNAQSGSLSFAAGETSKTIAVEIRGDTVDEIDESFEIALSGLTAASFARSSAIGVIANDDAPPVLSVSNAEVVEGNSGTRSVVFTLSLSQAIAQSVSANFATQDGTALAGSDYVARSGSVTFAAGETSKTVSVTVNGDTAIEADETFGLVLSNVARATLAPGGGTGTIRNDDLPPPTLAISDAQVTEGDAGTKQMLFTVTLSRAISSTASVTWATQNGTAASGSDYTGARGTLSFAAGEVSKTIAVAVRGDTAVEANETFSVVLGTATRATIADGTGLGTILNDDVPPTLTISDAQVTEGDAGTKQMLFTVTLSRAISSTASVTWTTQAGTATAGTDFTAASGTLSFAAGEVSKTIAVTLRGDTAVEADENFSVVLGTATRATIADGTATGTILNDDQPPPTLAISDAQVTEGDAGTKQMLFTVSLSRAATGAVSVNYATQAGTATAGSDFVAASGTLNFAAGEISKTIAVTINGDTAVEANESFNLLLSGAAGATIADGTGLGTIQNDDVLPTLAIADAQIAEGNAGVTQMLFTVTLSRAMGGPVTVSYATQAGTATAGADFTAATGTLSFAAGETSKTIAVAVNGDTAVEANEGFNLLLSAANGATITDGTALGTILNDDVSAPPPSGDTATFRVTERWNGGFLAEITVVNDATPIEGGWTLAFDAPFQIKGVWNAEIVSQSGSSYVIRNAPWNGNIGPLGTTTFGIDVAGSGEPVNFSVNGAAPAPVLPGLSIADAFLTEGDAGSALMNFTVSLSAAAAEAVTVQYGTANGSALAGLDYQALSGSLTFAPGEVSKVLSVAILGDTLREGTESFALNLTAPTGARLADGAALGSIRDNDAPASTLPPPGWYSTSGNQIIDSTGEAVRLKGINWFGMEGYLGVPDGLYTRNWQDMMEQMRELGFDTIRLPFSLQNIQPGAMPNNIVYSLNPDLVGLSNLQVLDKIVDYAGDLGMKIILDCHRSSSGAGPNENGLWYDQNFSEAQWISSWKSLVQRYVDDSTVIGVDLQNEPHGATWTDWSAAAERAGNAIHEVNPNLLIVVEGVGNYQGDYYWWGGQLEGVRDDPVVLQQANKLVYSPHDYPNSIYPNSWFEGPNFKDNLPNVFREHWGFIYEEGIAPIFLGEFGSKLTDSRDIAWLDELTQYLNGDFDTDGVLDIAPGEEGMSFAYWSWNPNSTDTGGILKDDWISVHQHKMAALESILIG from the coding sequence ATGTTTACACAAGCGAATGTCTCGTTTTCTGCGCAGTGGGGGACTGGTCTGATCGGCCAGATGCGGGTGTCCAACGACTCGCAGCTGCTCAATAATTGGACGATCACCTTCGACGTCCCGTTCCAGATTGTGAATCTGTGGGACGCCACCATCCTCACCGCCACGAACCTGGGCGGTGGCATGATCCGCTACACCGTGGGCAGCGCCGGCTGGAATGCCAGCGTGCCGCCCGGCGGCGGCGTCAGCTTCGTCTTCGAGGGGCGGGCCGAGTCCAACATCCAGGCCCAGCTCACCGGCGTCACCTTTGGTTCCACCGAGGCCCTGGCCGTGCCGCCCGCCGTGACCATCAGCGATGCGGTCCTGGCCGAGGGCGCCTCGGGCACCAAGGAGATGGTGTTCACCGTCTCCCTCTCGAAGCCCGCGACCGAGACGGTCACGGTGCCCTGGTCCACCCAGGACGGCACGGCGCTGGCCGGCAGCGACTACAACGCCGCCTCGGGTAGCCTGACCTTCGCGCCGGGCGAGACGAGCAAGACCATCTCCGTCACCATCCGCGGCGATGCGGCGGTGGAGGCGAACGAGACCTTCAACCTGCTGCTCGGCATGCCCCTGGGCGCCACCACCGCCGATGGCACGGCGCTCGGCACCATCCAGAATGACGACGTCCTGCCGAGTCTCTCCATCGCCGATGCCCAGGTGAGCGAAGGCAATGCCGGCACCCGGCTCATGGTCTTCACCGTGACGCTCTCGGCTGCCGCGCAGGGCCCCGTGACCGTCGCCTACACCACGCGCGACGGCACGGCGCTGGCCGGCACCGACTACAACGCCCAGAGCGGCAGCCTCAGCTTCGCCGCGGGCGAGACCAGCAAGACCATCGCCGTCGAGATCCGCGGCGACACGGTGGACGAGATCGACGAGAGCTTCGAGATCGCGCTCAGCGGCCTCACGGCGGCCAGCTTCGCGCGCTCCAGCGCCATCGGCGTCATCGCCAATGACGATGCGCCGCCCGTCCTCAGCGTCTCCAACGCCGAGGTGGTGGAGGGCAATTCCGGCACGCGCAGCGTCGTCTTCACCCTCAGCCTGAGCCAGGCGATCGCGCAGAGCGTGAGCGCCAACTTCGCGACGCAGGACGGCACGGCATTGGCCGGCAGCGACTATGTGGCGCGCAGCGGCAGCGTTACCTTCGCCGCCGGCGAGACGAGCAAGACCGTCTCCGTCACGGTGAACGGCGATACCGCCATCGAGGCGGACGAGACCTTCGGCCTGGTGCTGAGCAATGTGGCGCGCGCCACATTGGCGCCCGGCGGCGGCACCGGCACCATCCGCAATGACGACCTGCCGCCGCCGACGCTTGCCATCAGCGACGCGCAGGTGACGGAGGGCGATGCCGGCACGAAGCAGATGCTCTTCACCGTCACGCTCTCCCGCGCCATCTCGAGCACCGCCTCCGTCACCTGGGCCACGCAGAACGGCACGGCGGCCTCGGGCAGCGACTACACGGGGGCAAGGGGCACGCTGAGCTTCGCCGCGGGCGAGGTCAGCAAGACCATCGCGGTCGCGGTGCGCGGCGATACGGCGGTTGAGGCGAACGAGACCTTCTCCGTCGTGCTCGGCACCGCGACGCGCGCGACCATCGCGGATGGCACGGGCCTCGGCACCATCCTGAACGATGACGTGCCGCCGACGCTCACCATCAGTGACGCGCAGGTGACGGAGGGCGATGCCGGCACGAAGCAGATGCTCTTCACCGTCACGCTCTCCCGCGCCATCTCCAGCACCGCCTCCGTCACCTGGACGACGCAGGCCGGCACGGCGACGGCGGGCACGGATTTCACGGCGGCCAGCGGCACGCTGAGCTTCGCGGCGGGCGAGGTCAGCAAGACCATCGCGGTGACGCTGCGCGGGGATACGGCGGTGGAGGCGGATGAGAACTTCTCCGTCGTGCTTGGCACCGCGACACGGGCGACCATCGCCGATGGCACGGCCACCGGCACCATCCTCAACGACGACCAGCCGCCGCCGACGCTTGCCATCAGCGATGCCCAGGTGACGGAGGGCGATGCCGGCACGAAGCAGATGCTCTTCACCGTCTCGCTCTCGCGCGCAGCGACGGGCGCGGTCTCGGTGAACTACGCGACGCAGGCCGGGACGGCCACGGCCGGCAGCGACTTCGTCGCGGCCAGCGGCACGCTGAACTTCGCGGCTGGCGAGATCAGCAAGACCATCGCCGTGACCATCAACGGCGACACGGCAGTGGAAGCGAATGAGAGCTTCAACCTGCTGCTCTCGGGCGCCGCCGGCGCGACCATCGCGGATGGCACGGGCCTCGGCACCATCCAGAATGATGATGTCCTGCCCACGCTCGCCATCGCCGACGCGCAGATCGCCGAGGGCAATGCCGGCGTCACGCAGATGCTGTTCACCGTCACCCTCTCACGCGCCATGGGCGGCCCCGTGACGGTGAGCTATGCGACGCAGGCCGGCACGGCGACGGCGGGCGCGGATTTCACGGCGGCCACCGGCACGCTGAGCTTCGCGGCGGGCGAGACCAGCAAGACCATCGCCGTCGCCGTCAATGGCGACACGGCGGTGGAGGCGAATGAGGGCTTCAACCTGCTGCTCTCCGCCGCCAATGGCGCCACCATCACCGACGGCACCGCGCTGGGCACCATCCTGAACGACGATGTCTCCGCGCCCCCGCCCTCCGGCGATACCGCGACCTTCCGCGTGACCGAGCGCTGGAACGGCGGCTTCCTCGCCGAGATCACCGTCGTCAACGACGCGACGCCGATCGAGGGCGGCTGGACGCTGGCCTTCGACGCGCCCTTCCAGATCAAGGGCGTCTGGAACGCTGAGATCGTCAGCCAGTCGGGCAGCAGCTACGTCATCCGCAACGCGCCCTGGAACGGCAATATCGGCCCGCTCGGTACCACCACCTTCGGCATTGACGTGGCGGGTTCGGGCGAGCCGGTGAACTTCAGCGTGAATGGCGCGGCCCCGGCCCCCGTGCTGCCCGGCCTCAGCATCGCCGACGCCTTCCTGACCGAAGGCGATGCGGGCAGCGCGCTGATGAACTTCACCGTCAGCCTCTCCGCGGCGGCGGCCGAGGCCGTTACGGTGCAATACGGCACGGCCAATGGCTCGGCGCTGGCGGGCCTCGATTACCAGGCCCTGAGCGGCAGCCTCACCTTCGCGCCGGGCGAGGTGAGCAAGGTCCTCTCCGTCGCCATCCTGGGCGACACGCTGCGCGAGGGCACCGAGAGCTTCGCCCTCAACCTGACGGCGCCCACGGGCGCGCGCCTCGCCGATGGCGCGGCGCTGGGCAGCATCCGCGACAATGACGCGCCGGCCTCCACCCTGCCGCCGCCCGGCTGGTATTCCACCAGCGGCAACCAGATCATCGACTCCACCGGTGAGGCGGTGCGGCTGAAGGGCATCAACTGGTTCGGGATGGAGGGTTACCTCGGCGTGCCGGACGGGCTCTACACCCGCAACTGGCAGGACATGATGGAGCAGATGCGGGAGCTGGGCTTCGATACCATCCGCCTGCCCTTCAGCCTGCAGAACATCCAGCCCGGAGCGATGCCCAACAACATCGTCTATAGCCTGAACCCGGACCTGGTGGGCCTCTCCAACCTGCAGGTGCTGGACAAGATCGTGGATTACGCCGGCGACCTCGGCATGAAGATCATCCTCGACTGCCACCGCAGCAGCTCGGGCGCGGGACCCAACGAGAACGGCCTCTGGTACGACCAGAACTTCTCCGAGGCGCAGTGGATCAGCAGCTGGAAGAGCCTGGTCCAGCGGTATGTGGACGACTCCACGGTCATCGGCGTGGACCTCCAGAACGAGCCGCATGGCGCGACCTGGACCGACTGGTCGGCTGCGGCCGAGCGCGCGGGCAACGCCATCCATGAGGTGAACCCGAACCTGCTCATCGTCGTCGAGGGTGTGGGCAACTACCAGGGCGACTACTACTGGTGGGGCGGGCAGCTCGAAGGCGTGCGGGATGATCCGGTGGTGCTGCAGCAGGCCAACAAGCTGGTCTATTCGCCGCACGACTATCCGAACTCGATCTACCCGAACAGCTGGTTCGAGGGGCCGAACTTCAAGGACAACCTGCCCAACGTCTTCCGCGAGCATTGGGGCTTCATCTACGAGGAAGGCATCGCGCCGATCTTCCTCGGCGAGTTCGGCTCCAAGCTGACCGACAGCCGCGACATCGCCTGGCTGGACGAGCTGACCCAGTATCTGAACGGCGATTTCGACACGGATGGCGTGCTCGACATCGCGCCCGGTGAGGAGGGGATGAGCTTCGCCTATTGGTCCTGGAACCCGAACTCCACGGATACGGGCGGCATCCTCAAGGATGACTGGATCAGCGTGCACCAGCACAAGATGGCGGCGCTGGAATCCATCCTGATCGGCTGA
- the nusB gene encoding transcription antitermination factor NusB, with product MKAAAKPPGRPRTGARVAAVQALFQTEQSGENIETVLDQFIRHRLGAAPGQQGFEDGRVEEADVPLFARIMRGAATHTDDLDQLIAAHLASGWAMNRLDPVLRAILRAAAGELRDMGGPPARVVIKEYMDVAHGFFGGEEPRFCNGVLDALARALRAEEF from the coding sequence ATGAAGGCCGCCGCCAAGCCTCCGGGCCGCCCGCGCACCGGCGCGCGCGTCGCCGCCGTCCAGGCACTGTTCCAGACCGAGCAGTCGGGCGAGAACATCGAGACGGTGCTGGACCAGTTCATCCGCCACCGCCTGGGCGCCGCCCCGGGCCAGCAGGGCTTCGAGGATGGCCGCGTGGAGGAGGCGGATGTGCCGCTCTTCGCGCGCATCATGCGCGGTGCGGCCACCCACACGGATGACCTCGACCAGCTCATCGCCGCCCACCTCGCCTCGGGCTGGGCGATGAACCGGCTGGACCCGGTGCTGCGCGCCATCCTGCGCGCCGCCGCGGGCGAGCTGCGCGACATGGGCGGGCCGCCCGCGCGCGTCGTCATCAAGGAATACATGGACGTCGCGCACGGCTTCTTCGGCGGCGAGGAGCCGCGCTTCTGCAACGGCGTGCTGGACGCGCTGGCCCGCGCGCTCCGCGCCGAGGAATTCTAG
- the ribH gene encoding 6,7-dimethyl-8-ribityllumazine synthase → MSTVDGPKRDTVQVPGAPVRILLIQAPYYDEIVGGMRQGVERVVAEAGGLLEIVDVAGAFELPAALRMALDADDEEPRWDGFVLLGCVVRGETDHYDHICREACSGVMNISTDSGAAIGFGLLTVHTLQQAIERSRQDQHNKGAEAAQAALMQVALRRRWGLG, encoded by the coding sequence ATGAGCACGGTTGATGGACCCAAGCGCGACACGGTGCAGGTGCCGGGCGCGCCCGTGCGCATCCTGCTGATCCAGGCCCCCTATTACGACGAGATCGTGGGCGGCATGCGCCAGGGCGTGGAGCGCGTGGTGGCGGAAGCGGGCGGCCTGCTCGAGATCGTGGACGTGGCTGGCGCCTTCGAACTGCCGGCCGCGCTCCGCATGGCGCTCGACGCCGATGACGAGGAGCCGCGCTGGGACGGCTTCGTGCTGCTCGGCTGTGTCGTACGCGGCGAGACCGACCATTATGACCACATCTGCCGCGAAGCCTGCTCGGGCGTGATGAACATCTCGACCGATTCCGGCGCTGCCATCGGCTTCGGGTTGCTGACCGTGCACACCCTCCAGCAGGCCATCGAACGGTCGCGCCAGGACCAGCACAACAAGGGGGCCGAGGCCGCGCAGGCCGCACTCATGCAGGTGGCGCTGCGCCGCCGCTGGGGCCTCGGATGA
- the ribB gene encoding 3,4-dihydroxy-2-butanone-4-phosphate synthase, with protein MSVQTKTTSYHEFITPTEELLEEARRGRMFILVDDEDRENEGDLVIPAQFATPDAINFMARFARGLICLAMTRQRVEQLALPLMAQSNGTRHQTAFTVSIEARDGVTTGISAADRARTVAVAINPELGREHIVTPGHVFPLVAREGGTLIRAGHTEAAVDFARLAGLNPSGVICEIMNDDGTMARLPDLVSFAQMHGLKLGTIADLIAHRRRTERLIKRVEEGEITHAVGGDWRLVVYNSALESGEHVALIKGDITGPEPVLTRMHAANLMTDMVGGRGVRELHGAMEAIAAEGRGVVVILRDYRRDGISTHVRRNRDNNATPQLRDYGVGAQILADLGVTDMIRLSNHPRPLVGLEGWGLRVVATRPVVGES; from the coding sequence GTGAGCGTCCAGACCAAGACCACGAGCTACCACGAGTTCATCACGCCGACCGAGGAGCTTCTGGAAGAAGCCCGCCGGGGCCGGATGTTCATCCTGGTGGATGACGAGGACCGCGAGAACGAGGGCGACCTCGTCATCCCCGCGCAATTCGCAACGCCCGACGCGATCAACTTCATGGCCCGCTTCGCGCGCGGCCTGATCTGCCTGGCGATGACGCGCCAGCGTGTCGAGCAGCTGGCGCTGCCGCTCATGGCGCAATCCAACGGCACGCGCCACCAGACGGCCTTCACCGTCAGCATCGAGGCGCGCGACGGCGTGACCACCGGCATCTCCGCCGCCGACCGCGCGCGCACCGTCGCCGTCGCCATCAACCCGGAGCTGGGGCGCGAGCACATCGTCACACCCGGCCATGTCTTCCCGCTGGTGGCGCGCGAGGGCGGCACGCTGATCCGCGCCGGCCATACCGAGGCGGCGGTGGATTTCGCGCGCCTCGCGGGGCTCAACCCTTCGGGCGTGATCTGCGAGATCATGAACGATGACGGCACCATGGCGCGCCTGCCGGACCTCGTGTCCTTCGCGCAGATGCATGGCCTCAAGCTCGGCACCATCGCCGACCTGATCGCCCATCGCCGCCGCACCGAGCGCCTGATCAAGCGCGTGGAGGAGGGCGAGATCACCCACGCCGTGGGCGGCGACTGGCGCCTCGTGGTCTACAATTCCGCGCTGGAATCGGGTGAGCATGTCGCCCTCATCAAGGGCGACATCACGGGGCCGGAGCCGGTGCTGACGCGCATGCACGCGGCCAACCTGATGACCGACATGGTGGGCGGCCGCGGCGTGCGCGAACTGCACGGCGCGATGGAGGCCATCGCCGCCGAGGGCCGCGGCGTCGTCGTCATCCTGCGCGACTACCGGCGGGACGGCATCAGCACCCATGTGCGCCGCAACCGCGACAACAACGCAACGCCGCAGCTGCGCGACTATGGCGTGGGCGCGCAGATTCTCGCCGATCTCGGCGTGACCGACATGATCCGCCTTTCCAACCATCCGCGCCCGCTGGTGGGGCTGGAGGGCTGGGGCCTGCGCGTGGTGGCCACGCGGCCGGTCGTGGGAGAGAGCTGA
- a CDS encoding riboflavin synthase: protein MFTGIITALGTLREVQPIGQGHDMRLVIGVAPEFLAGAALGCSIACSGICLTAVELNADSFAVDASAETLARTTMGRWRAGGRVNLERSLKLGDELGGHLVSGHVDGVGQVLSATPENASVRWRFAVPREIAKYIAVKGSVAIDGVSLTVNEVDAESFGVNIIPHTAAVTSFGTLQPGDAVNIEIDTLARYVARLMEFRA from the coding sequence ATGTTCACCGGAATCATCACGGCGCTGGGCACGCTGCGCGAGGTGCAGCCCATCGGCCAGGGGCATGACATGCGCCTCGTCATCGGCGTGGCCCCCGAATTCCTGGCCGGTGCGGCGCTCGGCTGCTCCATCGCCTGCTCCGGCATCTGCCTGACGGCGGTGGAACTCAACGCCGACAGCTTCGCCGTGGATGCGAGCGCCGAGACCCTGGCCCGCACCACCATGGGCCGCTGGAGGGCCGGCGGCCGGGTGAACCTGGAGCGCAGCCTGAAGCTCGGCGACGAGTTGGGCGGGCACCTCGTCTCGGGCCATGTGGACGGGGTGGGCCAGGTGCTCTCCGCCACGCCGGAGAACGCCTCGGTCCGCTGGCGCTTCGCCGTCCCGCGCGAGATCGCGAAATACATCGCCGTGAAGGGGAGCGTCGCGATCGACGGCGTTTCGCTCACGGTCAACGAGGTTGACGCCGAGAGTTTCGGGGTCAACATCATTCCCCATACCGCCGCCGTGACCAGCTTCGGGACGCTGCAACCGGGGGATGCGGTGAATATCGAGATCGACACCCTGGCGCGCTACGTCGCTCGGCTGATGGAGTTTCGCGCGTGA
- the ribD gene encoding bifunctional diaminohydroxyphosphoribosylaminopyrimidine deaminase/5-amino-6-(5-phosphoribosylamino)uracil reductase RibD encodes MPDDAAHMRAALQLAARGLGNTWPNPAVGCVLVKDGQVVGRGWTQPGGRPHAETQALGRAGEAARGATAYVTLEPCSHHGRTPPCCDALIQAGVSRVVVALRDPDARVDGRGFARLRAAGITVEEGLLGPEAAALNAGFIRRITQGLPLVTLKLAATLDGRIATQAGESRWITGPESRRAVHALRARHDAVLVGSGTVLADDPDLTCRIAGMDPVPMLRVIADARLRTPPTARLVREAGRHPTWLLTGAGHRPSALAPYIGAGVEVVTIRRAPKTAEGGGGLLPRAMLAALAARGVTRVLAEGGAGLAAGLLRAGLVDRLVWFHAPGVMGAEGWPSAGPLGVAALAAMPRFRRVATEAVGEDVMSEFVKE; translated from the coding sequence ATGCCGGATGACGCCGCCCATATGCGCGCGGCGCTGCAACTCGCGGCGCGCGGCCTGGGCAACACCTGGCCCAACCCGGCCGTGGGCTGCGTGCTGGTGAAGGACGGCCAGGTGGTCGGCCGCGGCTGGACCCAGCCCGGCGGGCGGCCGCATGCGGAAACCCAGGCCTTGGGCCGCGCCGGGGAAGCGGCGCGGGGTGCCACCGCCTATGTCACGCTGGAGCCCTGCTCGCATCACGGCCGCACGCCCCCTTGCTGCGATGCGCTGATCCAGGCCGGCGTTTCCCGCGTGGTGGTGGCGCTGCGCGACCCCGATGCGCGGGTGGATGGGCGCGGCTTCGCCCGGCTGCGCGCGGCCGGCATCACGGTCGAGGAGGGGTTGCTGGGGCCTGAGGCGGCGGCGCTCAATGCCGGCTTCATCCGCCGCATCACCCAGGGCCTGCCGCTGGTGACCCTGAAGCTCGCCGCGACCCTGGATGGCCGCATCGCGACCCAGGCTGGCGAGAGCCGCTGGATCACCGGCCCCGAATCCCGCCGCGCCGTGCATGCCCTGCGCGCCCGGCACGACGCGGTGCTGGTGGGCAGCGGCACGGTGCTGGCCGATGACCCGGACCTCACCTGCCGCATCGCCGGCATGGACCCCGTGCCCATGCTGCGCGTCATCGCCGATGCCCGGCTCCGCACGCCCCCCACGGCGCGGCTGGTGCGCGAGGCGGGGCGGCACCCCACCTGGCTTCTCACCGGCGCCGGGCATCGCCCTTCCGCGCTGGCACCCTATATCGGCGCAGGGGTGGAGGTGGTGACCATCCGCCGGGCTCCAAAAACCGCCGAGGGCGGCGGCGGCCTGCTGCCCCGCGCCATGCTGGCGGCGCTGGCGGCGCGCGGCGTGACCCGCGTGCTGGCCGAGGGTGGCGCCGGCCTCGCAGCCGGGTTGCTCCGGGCGGGGCTTGTGGACCGGCTCGTCTGGTTCCATGCCCCTGGCGTGATGGGCGCCGAGGGCTGGCCGAGTGCGGGGCCGCTGGGCGTCGCCGCACTCGCCGCCATGCCGCGCTTCCGGCGCGTGGCGACGGAAGCGGTGGGTGAGGATGTGATGAGCGAGTTCGTGAAGGAGTAG
- the nrdR gene encoding transcriptional regulator NrdR: protein MRCPYCGNDETQVKDSRPSEDGAAIRRRRFCPACGNRFTTFERVTLRELTVLKTDGRRVPFDRDKLGKSIKIACRKRPVDDERIERILNGIQRRLEMETEAEIPSRRIGEMVMDTLKGVDQVAYVRFASVYQNFSEAKDFQAFLGGLDAP from the coding sequence ATGCGCTGCCCCTACTGTGGAAATGACGAGACCCAGGTGAAGGACAGCCGCCCCTCCGAGGATGGGGCGGCGATCCGTCGCCGGCGCTTCTGCCCGGCCTGCGGCAACCGCTTCACCACCTTCGAGCGCGTGACGCTGCGCGAACTCACCGTCCTCAAGACCGATGGCCGCCGCGTGCCCTTCGACCGCGACAAGCTCGGCAAATCCATCAAGATCGCCTGCCGCAAGCGCCCGGTGGATGACGAGCGCATCGAGCGCATCCTGAACGGCATCCAGCGCCGCCTGGAGATGGAAACCGAGGCCGAGATCCCCTCCCGCCGCATCGGGGAGATGGTGATGGACACGCTGAAGGGCGTGGACCAGGTGGCCTATGTGCGCTTCGCGTCAGTCTACCAGAACTTCTCCGAGGCCAAGGACTTCCAGGCTTTTCTGGGTGGCCTGGACGCCCCCTGA
- the glyA gene encoding serine hydroxymethyltransferase, whose translation MNENTARFLPARFFQAGVAESDPELAAAIAQELTRQQDGIELIASENIVSRAVLEAQGSVMTNKYAEGYPGRRYYGGCEFVDVAETLAIERAKQLFGAQFANVQPHSGASANIAVFFALLQPGDSFLAMDLAAGGHLTHGAPVNYSGKWFRPIAYGVKAEDGLLDYETMERLAREHKPKLIIAGGSAYSREIDFARFRAVADEIGAILMVDMAHYAGLVAAGAYPSPVPHAHVTTTTTHKTLRGPRGGLILTNDEAIAKKINSAMFPGLQGGPLMHVIAAKAVAFGEALRPDFRAYARQVVANARALADELVQGGLAIVSGGTDSHLMLVDLRPKGLTGKAAEAALGRAHLTCNKNAIPFDPEKPMVTSGVRLGTPAGTTRGFGEAEFREVGRLIVRVLDGLAQANAPDGNTAVEQAVAKDVQALCARFPIY comes from the coding sequence ATGAACGAGAACACCGCCCGCTTCCTGCCTGCCCGCTTCTTCCAGGCCGGCGTGGCGGAGTCCGACCCCGAGCTGGCCGCCGCCATCGCGCAGGAGTTGACCCGCCAGCAGGACGGCATCGAGCTGATCGCGTCCGAGAACATCGTCAGCCGCGCCGTGCTGGAGGCGCAGGGCTCGGTGATGACGAACAAGTATGCCGAGGGCTATCCGGGCCGTCGCTACTATGGCGGCTGCGAATTCGTGGACGTGGCCGAGACGCTGGCCATCGAGCGCGCGAAGCAGCTCTTCGGCGCGCAATTCGCCAATGTGCAGCCGCATAGCGGCGCCTCGGCCAATATCGCCGTCTTCTTCGCCCTGCTGCAGCCGGGCGACAGCTTCCTGGCGATGGACCTCGCGGCCGGCGGCCACCTGACGCATGGCGCCCCGGTGAACTACTCCGGCAAGTGGTTCCGCCCCATCGCCTATGGCGTGAAGGCCGAGGACGGGCTGCTCGACTACGAGACGATGGAGCGCCTGGCGCGCGAGCATAAGCCCAAGCTCATCATCGCCGGCGGCTCGGCCTATTCGCGCGAGATCGACTTCGCCCGCTTCCGCGCCGTGGCCGATGAGATCGGCGCGATCCTGATGGTGGACATGGCGCATTACGCGGGCCTGGTGGCCGCCGGCGCCTACCCCTCGCCCGTGCCGCACGCGCATGTGACGACGACGACCACGCACAAGACGCTGCGCGGCCCGCGCGGCGGCCTGATCCTGACGAATGACGAGGCGATCGCGAAGAAGATCAACTCGGCCATGTTCCCGGGCCTGCAGGGCGGCCCGCTGATGCATGTCATCGCCGCCAAGGCGGTGGCCTTCGGCGAGGCGCTGCGCCCGGATTTCCGCGCCTATGCCAGGCAGGTCGTGGCCAATGCCCGCGCCCTGGCGGATGAGTTGGTGCAGGGTGGGCTGGCCATCGTCTCGGGCGGCACGGACAGCCATCTGATGCTGGTGGACCTCCGCCCCAAAGGCCTGACCGGCAAGGCGGCCGAGGCCGCTTTGGGCCGCGCCCACCTGACCTGCAACAAGAACGCCATCCCCTTCGATCCCGAGAAGCCGATGGTCACCAGCGGCGTGCGCCTCGGCACGCCGGCCGGCACCACGCGCGGCTTCGGCGAGGCGGAGTTCCGGGAGGTGGGGCGCCTGATCGTCCGCGTGCTGGACGGGCTGGCCCAGGCCAATGCGCCGGACGGCAACACGGCCGTGGAGCAGGCGGTGGCGAAGGACGTGCAGGCCTTGTGCGCGCGCTTCCCCATTTATTGA
- the rpiB gene encoding ribose 5-phosphate isomerase B, protein MIIALGSDHAGLPLKRAILSALEAQGHAVLDAGTHDEASVDYPDFAHEVAAKVAAGEAAFGVLVCGSGIGMSIAANRHPAIRAVVLHNSTEARLTRAHNDANIACFGARTTGVEVALDALATFLGTPFEGGRHERRIAKIETALT, encoded by the coding sequence ATGATCATCGCCCTCGGTTCCGACCATGCCGGCCTGCCGCTGAAGCGGGCCATCCTCAGCGCCCTGGAAGCCCAGGGGCATGCCGTGCTCGATGCCGGCACGCATGACGAGGCAAGCGTGGACTACCCGGATTTCGCGCATGAGGTCGCGGCCAAGGTCGCGGCCGGCGAGGCCGCCTTTGGCGTGCTGGTCTGCGGCTCGGGCATCGGGATGAGCATCGCGGCCAATCGCCACCCGGCCATTCGCGCCGTGGTGCTGCACAACAGCACCGAGGCCCGCCTGACCCGCGCCCATAACGACGCCAACATCGCCTGCTTCGGCGCCCGCACCACCGGGGTGGAGGTGGCGCTGGACGCCCTGGCGACCTTCCTCGGCACGCCCTTCGAGGGCGGGCGGCATGAGCGCCGCATTGCCAAGATCGAGACCGCCCTCACCTGA